The following are encoded in a window of Cydia strobilella chromosome 1, ilCydStro3.1, whole genome shotgun sequence genomic DNA:
- the LOC134744210 gene encoding ATP synthase subunit delta, mitochondrial: protein MSVALRGLLRGAARRVQVRTFAAEAPKETVKEGEMALTFAAGNKVFYNKVSVKQVDVPSFSGSFGILAKHVPTLAVLRPGVVTVVESDGKQNKIFVSSGTITVNDDSSVQVLAEEAHPLESLDRGAAQEALSKAQSELSSASGDKAKAEAAIAVEVAEEIVKAASA, encoded by the exons ATGTCTGTGGCACTCCGCGGTTTGTTGAGGGGCGCAGCCAGGAGGGTCCAAGTCCGCACCTTCGCGGCGGAGGCACCCAAAGAAACTGTCAAAGAGGGCGAGATGGCCCTCACCTTCGCCGCTGGTAACAAG GTGTTTTACAACAAGGTGTCAGTGAAGCAGGTTGATGTGCCATCCTTCAGCGGATCCTTCGGTATCTTGGCTAAGCACGTCCCCACACTGG cTGTCCTCCGACCTGGTGTTGTGACAGTGGTGGAGAGTGACGGCAAACAGAACAAGATCTTTGTGTCATCTGGCACCATCACCGTCAATGACGACTCCTCTGTTCAG GTGCTGGCCGAGGAGGCGCACCCGCTGGAGAGCCTGgaccgcggcgcggcgcaggagGCGCTCAGCAAGGCGCAGTCCGAGCTCAGCTCCGCCAGCGGAGACAAG GCCAAGGCTGAGGCGGCGATCGCGGTGGAAGTCGCCGAGGAGATCGTGAAGGCTGCGTCCGCGTAA
- the LOC134743514 gene encoding breast cancer type 1 susceptibility protein-like isoform X1: MEKLLKKFKPEDAAKELTRVAETVTCLECCKFYIVPETATCGHTLCHGCWIGRPACPVCALPVKRRALKQNAVIKRYTECVQKATALFEKQFNIKMDEFALDALVQPINKIVEKNPSKTVNAWLCDSQNQFSAPVSTQLSTQREDPAVEVTTCEIHVHTESKKVQSPAKVIHAPPPPQDDFNKIERVSDTEEFLKNKENFGPNIDPFHLDDDEYTTDHPRRSSRKREHKNESKPSDTSGDKHSFSNISIDTTDKLNKIKQNWSNVKKMRKEFSKLHNKNKNKLNVSIEMCKKTKSVISNPVPSVEPESQKVIIIDDCTPKIDEKEKSPDTNKITIDTDNKHDAVDLNNKSPGNASPKDRLSCQAMDTIQDNDNMSKRDHRTNSSSILNNFKSYDENQGELIETEVNLMSRTNIPFLKKSALQTDKPTDDSETNPKSTETAKENTVQTVNHAVNDNVETDSDDIQITIKIGSTLTNIFIKKKKNDVKVKLNTDQEVQTLQCMEKATSCYSSSSVPKTLDVQNFEINIGGEGIVSAVTQQTKCIETSNDQPPTTNSVKANLNKTVSTKKDTASAETIPIEISASLEKELTKVMECDDDGNKIEAQKDKTQKPQEKNEDIRKESSTYTPNKEQKSEEMELDEDMFASGSVKENNVQLLIATKPAPSEILMPTLRQKKPTQTQRQVDKRNRENDNEMTSNKKRKVTSEIYEDSIDDIHNEDNKDESSINYDSVMGQVFANIDADIGKTNKSQSTIENQDKTLVEKQAEKSQAITQHSVLLKTQKTQRKVLGLSRLGYATQDIKSHLPPKDSESLFALSNVDSQILTEKGHNQKHGSETQAHIENLLTPGMCQNLTDSHHSQEAGHKSQEDGQPSQHVIPATPQDRDDSDASVCEETPQKASPFTRKSNAANGNGAQPKQTQSQLNPNEAQLIKEIINISDTENDNTIVTKPKLTLATPTINQFCNSVQHNSTPVARKSLKFDAAESTNSTSTSKNEFTKPGTPNVKFCVATSCLTPAEVKTVELLCAKRGWTFVKEFTKDLTHLVVGVDEEGRAQRTVKFMCALAAGRWIVRHEWADTWLRRGHAAEEPFEALDWTGEPGPQRARTTPRKLFDGFTFFCMPPFSVLNESVLKMMLESAGGRVVASDREVQVEGDDVRLLLAEPENTQENQFTYLALKLNIVPVNHEWALNCLGSYTLTSILDLMLCPTSLLPAVTSKWPQVLFTQEFDPVTESDLPDNQ, encoded by the exons ATGGAGAAACTATTGAAAAAGTTTAAACCTGAGGATGCTGCCAAGGAACTAACTCGGGTAGCGGAAACTGTAACTTGCTTAGAAtg CTGTAAATTTTACATTGTTCCGGAGACTGCCACTTGTGGTCACACCCTGTGCCACGGCTGCTGGATAGGGCGGCCGGCGTGTCCCGTCTGTGCGCTGCCTGTCAAGAGGCGGGCATTGAAGCAAAATGCAGTTATCAAGAGATACACGGAATGTGTACAGAAAGCTACAGCATTGTTTGAAAAACAGTTTAACATCAAAA TGGACGAATTTGCTCTAGATGCTCTAGTTCAACCAATAAATAAGATAGTTGAAAAAAACCCAAGTAAAACTGTAAATGCATGGCTATGTGACTCACAAAACCAGTTCTCAGCCCCCGTGTCCACCCAGCTATCCACACAGAGAGAGGACCCTGCTGTTGAAGTTACAACATGCGAGATCCATGTCCATACAGAATCAAAGAAGGTCCAGAGTCCAGCAAAAGTAATACATGCACCACCTCCCCCCCAGGATGACTTTAATAAAATTGAGAGAGTGTCAGACACAgaagaatttttaaaaaacaaaGAGAATTTTGGCCCTAATATTGACCCATTCCATCtagatgatgatgaatacacAACTGATCATCCCCGAAGAAGTTCTAGAAAACGGGAGCACAAGAATGAATCTAAACCCAGTGATACCTCAGGGGATAAGCACAGCTTTAGCAACATCAGCATAGATACTACTGACAAGTTAAACAAAATCAAGCAGAACTGGAGCAATGTTAAGAAAATGAGAAAAGAATTCAGTAAGttacataacaaaaataaaaataagctaaATGTCTCAATAGAAATGTGTAAGAAAACTAAAAGTGTCATCAGCAACCCTGTTCCAAGTGTGGAGCCCGAATCTCAAAAAGTTATAATAATAGATGATTGTACAccaaaaattgatgaaaaagaGAAATCACCTGatactaataaaataactattgacACTGATAATAAACATGATGCTGTAGATTTGAATAACAAAAGTCCAGGAAATGCATCACCAAAAGACAGACTAAGTTGCCAGGCAATGGATACCATTCAAGATAATGATAATATGTCTAAAAGAGACCATAGAACTAACAGTTCttctatattaaataattttaaaagttatGATGAAAATCAAGGGGAACTCATAGAGACTGAAGTAAATTTAATGTCCAGAACCAATATACCTTTTCTTAAAAAGAGTGCTTTACAAACAGATAAACCTACTGATGATTCGGAAACCAATCCCAAAAGTACAGAGACAGCCAAAGAAAATACTGTTCAAACAGTCAACCATGCTGTTAATGACAATGTTGAAACTGATTCAGATGATATACAGATTACAATCAAAATTGGAAGTACATTGACTAATATTTTTatcaagaaaaagaaaaatgatGTTAAAGTGAAACTTAATACAGATCAGGAGGTTCAAACATTGCAGTGTATGGAAAAGGCAACTTCTTGTTATTCATCTTCATCTGTTCCTAAAACTTTAGATGTACAAAATTTTGAGATCAATATTGGTGGTGAGGGCATAGTCAGTGCTGTTACACAGCAGACAAAATGCATTGAAACCAGTAATGATCAACCACCAACAACTAACAGTGTGAAAGCCAATCTAAATAAAACCGTATCAACAAAGAAAGACACTGCATCAGCTGAGACTATTCCTATTGAAATCTCAGCAAGCCTTGAGAAAGAACTTACAAAAGTTATGGAATGTGACGATGATGGTAATAAAATTGAAGCTCAGAAAGATAAGACACAGAAGCCTCAGGAGAAAAATGAAGATATTCGTAAAGAATCATCTACTTATACTCCTAATAAGGAACAAAAATCAGAAGAAATGGAGCTAGATGAAGACATGTTTGCCAGCGGATCAGTCAAAGAGAACAATGTTCAACTCCTTATAGCTACAAAACCGGCTCCATCTGAAATACTAATGCCTACATTGAGGCAAAAAAAACCAACACAAACGCAGAGGCAGGTTGATAAAAGAAACAGAGAAAACGACAATGAGATGACTAGTAACAAAAAGAGAAAAGTTACAAGTGAAATCTATGAAGATAGTATTGATGATATACATAACGAAGATAATAAAGACGAGAGTTCAATCAATTACGATTCGGTTATGGGCCAAGTGTTTGCCAATATTGATGCAGATATTGGGAAAACCAATAAAAGCCAAAGTACCATTGAAAATCAAGACAAGACATTAGTTGAAAAACAGGCTGAAAAAAGCCAGGCAATAACACAACATTCAGTGTTGCTAAAAACTCAAAAAACTCAAAGAAAGGTGCTAGGTTTGAGTAGACTGGGCTATGCCACACAGGACATAAAGAGTCATTTACCACCAAAGGATAGTGAGAGCCTTTTTGCATTGTCAAATGTGGACTCCCAAATTTTAACAGAGAAGGGCCATAATCAG AAGCACGGCTCAGAGACCCAGGCTCACATCGAGAACCTCCTTACACCCGGGATGTGCCAGAACCTGACAGATAGCCACCACAGCCAGGAGGCTGGCCACAAGAGTCAGGAGGATGGACAGCCCAGCCAGCACGTGATCCCTGCCACGCCGCAGGATCGCGACGACTCAGATGCTAGTGTGTGTGAAGAGACACCACAGAA AGCTTCACCATTCACAAGAAAGTCCAACGCGGCCAACGGCAACGGCGCCCAACCTAAACAGACACAATCGCAACTGAACCCCAACGAGGCGCAACTCATCAAGGAAATCATCAACATCTCCGACACCGAGAATGACAACACCATCGTAACAAAACCCAAGCTAACCTTAGCAACACCCACTATAAACCAGTTCTGTAACTCTGTCCAGCATAATTCTACACCAGTAGCTCGGAAAAGTCTTAAGTTTGACGCAGCGGAGAGTACAAATTCTACAAGTACAAGTAAGAATGAGTTCACGAAGCCAGGAACGCCGAACGTAAAGTTTTGCGTGGCGACGTCTTGTTTGACGCCCGCGGAGGTGAAGACCGTGGAACTGCTGTGCGCTAAGAGGGGGTGGACGTTTGTTAAGGAGTTTACTAAGGATTTGACGCATTTGGTGGTTGGGGTGGATGAAGAGGGCAGAGCGCAGAG GACCGTAAAGTTCATGTGCGCGCTGGCGGCGGGGCGGTGGATCGTGCGCCACGAGTGGGCCGACACGTGGCTGCGACGTGGACACGCCGCCGAG GAACCGTTCGAGGCGCTGGACTGGACGGGTGAGCCGGGCCCGCAGCGCGCGCGCACCACCCCGCGCAAGCTGTTCGACGGGTTCACGTTCTTCTGCATGCCGCCCTTCAGCGTACTCAACGAATCTGTGCTCAAG ATGATGTTAGAATCGGCAGGCGGCCGCGTGGTGGCGTCGGACCGCGAAGTTCAAGTTGAGGGTGACGACGTGCGCCTGCTGCTCGCCGAACCTGAAAACACACAAGAAAATCAGTTCACAT ACCTggcattaaaactaaacatcgTCCCAGTAAACCACGAGTGGGCGCTGAACTGCCTCGGCAGCTACACCCTCACGTCCATCCTCGACCTGATGCTGTGTCCTACATCCCTGCTGCCTGCCGTCACTTCCAAATGGCCGCAAGTCCTTTTCACACAAGAGTTTGACCCTGTCACAGAGTCTGACTTACCAGATAATCAGTGA
- the LOC134743514 gene encoding uncharacterized protein LOC134743514 isoform X2, producing the protein MEKLLKKFKPEDAAKELTRVAETVTCLECCKFYIVPETATCGHTLCHGCWIGRPACPVCALPVKRRALKQNAVIKRYTECVQKATALFEKQFNIKMDEFALDALVQPINKIVEKNPSKTVNAWLCDSQNQFSAPVSTQLSTQREDPAVEVTTCEIHVHTESKKVQSPAKVIHAPPPPQDDFNKIERVSDTEEFLKNKENFGPNIDPFHLDDDEYTTDHPRRSSRKREHKNESKPSDTSGDKHSFSNISIDTTDKLNKIKQNWSNVKKMRKEFSKLHNKNKNKLNVSIEMCKKTKSVISNPVPSVEPESQKVIIIDDCTPKIDEKEKSPDTNKITIDTDNKHDAVDLNNKSPGNASPKDRLSCQAMDTIQDNDNMSKRDHRTNSSSILNNFKSYDENQGELIETEVNLMSRTNIPFLKKSALQTDKPTDDSETNPKSTETAKENTVQTVNHAVNDNVETDSDDIQITIKIGSTLTNIFIKKKKNDVKVKLNTDQEVQTLQCMEKATSCYSSSSVPKTLDVQNFEINIGGEGIVSAVTQQTKCIETSNDQPPTTNSVKANLNKTVSTKKDTASAETIPIEISASLEKELTKVMECDDDGNKIEAQKDKTQKPQEKNEDIRKESSTYTPNKEQKSEEMELDEDMFASGSVKENNVQLLIATKPAPSEILMPTLRQKKPTQTQRQVDKRNRENDNEMTSNKKRKVTSEIYEDSIDDIHNEDNKDESSINYDSVMGQVFANIDADIGKTNKSQSTIENQDKTLVEKQAEKSQAITQHSVLLKTQKTQRKVLGLSRLGYATQDIKSHLPPKDSESLFALSNVDSQILTEKGHNQKHGSETQAHIENLLTPGMCQNLTDSHHSQEAGHKSQEDGQPSQHVIPATPQDRDDSDASVCEETPQKASPFTRKSNAANGNGAQPKQTQSQLNPNEAQLIKEIINISDTENDNTIVTKPKLTLATPTINQFCNSVQHNSTPVARKSLKFDAAESTNSTSTSKNEFTKPGTPNVKFCVATSCLTPAEVKTVELLCAKRGWTFVKEFTKDLTHLVVGVDEEGRAQRTVKFMCALAAGRWIVRHEWADTWLRRGHAAEEPFEALDWTGEPGPQRARTTPRKLFDGFTFFCMPPFSVLNESVLKNRQAAAWWRRTAKFKLRVTTCACCSPNLKTHKKISSHTWH; encoded by the exons ATGGAGAAACTATTGAAAAAGTTTAAACCTGAGGATGCTGCCAAGGAACTAACTCGGGTAGCGGAAACTGTAACTTGCTTAGAAtg CTGTAAATTTTACATTGTTCCGGAGACTGCCACTTGTGGTCACACCCTGTGCCACGGCTGCTGGATAGGGCGGCCGGCGTGTCCCGTCTGTGCGCTGCCTGTCAAGAGGCGGGCATTGAAGCAAAATGCAGTTATCAAGAGATACACGGAATGTGTACAGAAAGCTACAGCATTGTTTGAAAAACAGTTTAACATCAAAA TGGACGAATTTGCTCTAGATGCTCTAGTTCAACCAATAAATAAGATAGTTGAAAAAAACCCAAGTAAAACTGTAAATGCATGGCTATGTGACTCACAAAACCAGTTCTCAGCCCCCGTGTCCACCCAGCTATCCACACAGAGAGAGGACCCTGCTGTTGAAGTTACAACATGCGAGATCCATGTCCATACAGAATCAAAGAAGGTCCAGAGTCCAGCAAAAGTAATACATGCACCACCTCCCCCCCAGGATGACTTTAATAAAATTGAGAGAGTGTCAGACACAgaagaatttttaaaaaacaaaGAGAATTTTGGCCCTAATATTGACCCATTCCATCtagatgatgatgaatacacAACTGATCATCCCCGAAGAAGTTCTAGAAAACGGGAGCACAAGAATGAATCTAAACCCAGTGATACCTCAGGGGATAAGCACAGCTTTAGCAACATCAGCATAGATACTACTGACAAGTTAAACAAAATCAAGCAGAACTGGAGCAATGTTAAGAAAATGAGAAAAGAATTCAGTAAGttacataacaaaaataaaaataagctaaATGTCTCAATAGAAATGTGTAAGAAAACTAAAAGTGTCATCAGCAACCCTGTTCCAAGTGTGGAGCCCGAATCTCAAAAAGTTATAATAATAGATGATTGTACAccaaaaattgatgaaaaagaGAAATCACCTGatactaataaaataactattgacACTGATAATAAACATGATGCTGTAGATTTGAATAACAAAAGTCCAGGAAATGCATCACCAAAAGACAGACTAAGTTGCCAGGCAATGGATACCATTCAAGATAATGATAATATGTCTAAAAGAGACCATAGAACTAACAGTTCttctatattaaataattttaaaagttatGATGAAAATCAAGGGGAACTCATAGAGACTGAAGTAAATTTAATGTCCAGAACCAATATACCTTTTCTTAAAAAGAGTGCTTTACAAACAGATAAACCTACTGATGATTCGGAAACCAATCCCAAAAGTACAGAGACAGCCAAAGAAAATACTGTTCAAACAGTCAACCATGCTGTTAATGACAATGTTGAAACTGATTCAGATGATATACAGATTACAATCAAAATTGGAAGTACATTGACTAATATTTTTatcaagaaaaagaaaaatgatGTTAAAGTGAAACTTAATACAGATCAGGAGGTTCAAACATTGCAGTGTATGGAAAAGGCAACTTCTTGTTATTCATCTTCATCTGTTCCTAAAACTTTAGATGTACAAAATTTTGAGATCAATATTGGTGGTGAGGGCATAGTCAGTGCTGTTACACAGCAGACAAAATGCATTGAAACCAGTAATGATCAACCACCAACAACTAACAGTGTGAAAGCCAATCTAAATAAAACCGTATCAACAAAGAAAGACACTGCATCAGCTGAGACTATTCCTATTGAAATCTCAGCAAGCCTTGAGAAAGAACTTACAAAAGTTATGGAATGTGACGATGATGGTAATAAAATTGAAGCTCAGAAAGATAAGACACAGAAGCCTCAGGAGAAAAATGAAGATATTCGTAAAGAATCATCTACTTATACTCCTAATAAGGAACAAAAATCAGAAGAAATGGAGCTAGATGAAGACATGTTTGCCAGCGGATCAGTCAAAGAGAACAATGTTCAACTCCTTATAGCTACAAAACCGGCTCCATCTGAAATACTAATGCCTACATTGAGGCAAAAAAAACCAACACAAACGCAGAGGCAGGTTGATAAAAGAAACAGAGAAAACGACAATGAGATGACTAGTAACAAAAAGAGAAAAGTTACAAGTGAAATCTATGAAGATAGTATTGATGATATACATAACGAAGATAATAAAGACGAGAGTTCAATCAATTACGATTCGGTTATGGGCCAAGTGTTTGCCAATATTGATGCAGATATTGGGAAAACCAATAAAAGCCAAAGTACCATTGAAAATCAAGACAAGACATTAGTTGAAAAACAGGCTGAAAAAAGCCAGGCAATAACACAACATTCAGTGTTGCTAAAAACTCAAAAAACTCAAAGAAAGGTGCTAGGTTTGAGTAGACTGGGCTATGCCACACAGGACATAAAGAGTCATTTACCACCAAAGGATAGTGAGAGCCTTTTTGCATTGTCAAATGTGGACTCCCAAATTTTAACAGAGAAGGGCCATAATCAG AAGCACGGCTCAGAGACCCAGGCTCACATCGAGAACCTCCTTACACCCGGGATGTGCCAGAACCTGACAGATAGCCACCACAGCCAGGAGGCTGGCCACAAGAGTCAGGAGGATGGACAGCCCAGCCAGCACGTGATCCCTGCCACGCCGCAGGATCGCGACGACTCAGATGCTAGTGTGTGTGAAGAGACACCACAGAA AGCTTCACCATTCACAAGAAAGTCCAACGCGGCCAACGGCAACGGCGCCCAACCTAAACAGACACAATCGCAACTGAACCCCAACGAGGCGCAACTCATCAAGGAAATCATCAACATCTCCGACACCGAGAATGACAACACCATCGTAACAAAACCCAAGCTAACCTTAGCAACACCCACTATAAACCAGTTCTGTAACTCTGTCCAGCATAATTCTACACCAGTAGCTCGGAAAAGTCTTAAGTTTGACGCAGCGGAGAGTACAAATTCTACAAGTACAAGTAAGAATGAGTTCACGAAGCCAGGAACGCCGAACGTAAAGTTTTGCGTGGCGACGTCTTGTTTGACGCCCGCGGAGGTGAAGACCGTGGAACTGCTGTGCGCTAAGAGGGGGTGGACGTTTGTTAAGGAGTTTACTAAGGATTTGACGCATTTGGTGGTTGGGGTGGATGAAGAGGGCAGAGCGCAGAG GACCGTAAAGTTCATGTGCGCGCTGGCGGCGGGGCGGTGGATCGTGCGCCACGAGTGGGCCGACACGTGGCTGCGACGTGGACACGCCGCCGAG GAACCGTTCGAGGCGCTGGACTGGACGGGTGAGCCGGGCCCGCAGCGCGCGCGCACCACCCCGCGCAAGCTGTTCGACGGGTTCACGTTCTTCTGCATGCCGCCCTTCAGCGTACTCAACGAATCTGTGCTCAAG AATCGGCAGGCGGCCGCGTGGTGGCGTCGGACCGCGAAGTTCAAGTTGAGGGTGACGACGTGCGCCTGCTGCTCGCCGAACCTGAAAACACACAAGAAAATCAGTTCACAT ACCTggcattaa